One stretch of Prosthecobacter debontii DNA includes these proteins:
- the glnD gene encoding [protein-PII] uridylyltransferase — protein MTEAEYQRRLEAAGQKVFGKDVTLPRGRTETLKLCKRFLKLKEQRIKQRHRAGAGGMEICRMRSDVMDYLVRLIWEESMASLTPEIRRKIHVSVVAHGGYGRRVMSPGSDVDLTFMIPGNSSNVSPELAKLIGDYLLFLYDMKLKVGHGTRSVGDCLKLANESMETKTALMEARYLCGEEEAIQEFRQRFDQECMAGREAEFLKLRQEDLANRHGKYGGTNCVQEPNVKNGCGGLRDYQNLIWMTYAKLGTLNPQDLVKKGLLSPAGWKEIEQAYDFILRTRNEMHYTEKRATDILTLRLQGFVATNLGYRHKRILRRIEAFMRDYYMATRNVLQRSSEVMDRFHLQALEDESTRKGLLSFMVRRKVALNRPEKFDGFIAKNDRLFAEDSTIFKDDPTRLMRAFQHTQQRHLRLSPELFQLMQESFRMVNVSYRYNKSVRETFEAILSRKGDVARVMRQMHRVGFLGRYMPEFGALTCLVQHEFFHRYTADEHTLRTLDKLDELSGPPKPGLGLYQKLFHDLHQPEMLYLALLLHDAGRAANTKAHDAVSTLLADAVCRRLQIKGERRKLLLFLVDNHLLMYRTATTTNLDDPKVIGEFASIVRTKEYLDTLLVMTYSDSKGTSEASWSGYKEASIRQLYHNTLQYLDAPSDFMRRAAVPLDEVRAAVTKELGAEYDLEISAHFQHMPRSYFNFREPTQIAMHIRQFRLFFTQLMEEEAEAGLLPVMTWTDHVEQGYSELTVTCWDRHLLLARISGALSAESINVLSADLYQRGDNVVLDIFRVCNTNFAAVTSKTGRQRVEASVRQAFLAQKFDFGPAIAQSRKAMPGYDEVMAEIPQRVHINNDLSPDQTIIELQVVDRLGLLYDVFISIGKLSLNVTHARIGTEKGVAIDSIYVQDSNGRKLTNREDLDLLQKKIEEAVFG, from the coding sequence ATGACCGAGGCTGAGTATCAACGCCGTCTGGAAGCTGCCGGACAAAAAGTTTTTGGCAAAGATGTCACCCTGCCGCGTGGCCGCACTGAGACGCTGAAGCTGTGTAAACGCTTCTTAAAGCTCAAAGAGCAGCGTATCAAGCAGCGGCACCGTGCAGGAGCGGGCGGCATGGAAATCTGCCGAATGCGGTCTGACGTGATGGACTACCTAGTGCGTCTCATCTGGGAGGAAAGCATGGCCTCTCTGACCCCCGAGATCCGCCGTAAAATTCACGTCAGTGTCGTGGCCCACGGCGGCTACGGGCGCCGGGTGATGAGTCCAGGCAGCGATGTGGACCTCACGTTCATGATTCCTGGCAATAGCTCCAACGTCTCCCCTGAGCTGGCCAAGCTGATCGGAGACTACCTTCTGTTTCTATATGATATGAAACTCAAGGTCGGGCATGGCACACGCAGTGTGGGAGATTGCCTGAAGCTGGCCAATGAAAGCATGGAGACCAAAACCGCGCTCATGGAGGCGCGTTACTTGTGCGGTGAGGAAGAGGCCATTCAAGAGTTTCGCCAACGCTTCGATCAAGAATGCATGGCGGGTCGAGAAGCTGAATTCCTCAAGCTGCGGCAGGAAGACCTCGCCAACCGTCATGGCAAATACGGAGGCACGAACTGCGTGCAGGAGCCGAATGTCAAAAACGGTTGCGGCGGCCTGCGAGATTACCAAAACCTGATCTGGATGACCTATGCCAAGCTAGGCACCCTCAATCCACAGGACTTGGTGAAAAAAGGCCTTCTCAGCCCTGCCGGGTGGAAAGAAATCGAGCAGGCGTATGACTTCATTTTGCGCACACGCAATGAAATGCACTACACCGAGAAGCGGGCGACAGATATCCTGACCTTACGGCTTCAGGGCTTCGTGGCCACGAACCTCGGTTATCGTCACAAACGGATTCTTCGCCGCATCGAGGCCTTCATGCGTGACTACTACATGGCCACACGAAACGTCCTCCAGCGCAGCAGTGAGGTGATGGATCGCTTCCATCTCCAGGCCCTGGAAGACGAAAGCACACGCAAAGGGCTTTTGAGCTTCATGGTGCGGCGAAAAGTAGCCTTGAACCGCCCCGAAAAGTTCGACGGTTTCATCGCTAAAAATGATCGGTTGTTTGCTGAGGATAGCACGATCTTCAAAGACGACCCAACACGGCTGATGCGCGCCTTTCAGCACACTCAGCAGCGGCATCTGCGGCTGAGTCCGGAACTCTTCCAGCTCATGCAGGAGAGTTTCCGAATGGTCAATGTCAGCTACCGGTATAACAAGAGTGTGCGCGAGACTTTTGAGGCCATTCTTTCTCGCAAAGGCGATGTGGCCCGCGTCATGAGGCAGATGCATCGCGTCGGTTTCTTAGGCCGTTACATGCCTGAGTTTGGTGCCCTAACCTGCTTGGTACAACATGAGTTTTTTCATCGCTACACTGCGGATGAGCACACACTGCGCACACTTGATAAACTGGATGAACTGAGTGGCCCGCCCAAACCCGGCCTGGGACTCTATCAGAAGCTCTTCCACGATCTGCACCAGCCGGAGATGCTCTATTTGGCCTTGCTGCTCCACGATGCAGGCCGCGCTGCCAACACCAAGGCTCATGATGCCGTCAGCACCCTGCTGGCAGACGCCGTCTGCCGTCGCCTCCAGATCAAGGGCGAGCGACGTAAGCTCCTGCTCTTCCTGGTGGATAACCACTTGTTGATGTATCGCACAGCGACCACGACCAACCTCGATGATCCTAAGGTCATCGGTGAGTTTGCCAGCATCGTGCGGACGAAGGAGTATCTGGATACCCTGCTGGTGATGACCTACTCCGATTCCAAGGGCACCAGTGAAGCCAGTTGGTCGGGCTATAAAGAGGCTTCCATCCGGCAGCTTTACCACAACACCCTTCAGTATCTCGACGCGCCGTCCGACTTCATGCGCCGAGCCGCCGTGCCGCTGGATGAAGTACGTGCCGCCGTGACCAAAGAACTGGGCGCGGAATACGATCTGGAAATCAGCGCCCACTTCCAGCACATGCCCCGGAGTTATTTCAACTTCCGCGAGCCCACGCAGATTGCCATGCACATCCGGCAATTCCGTCTATTCTTTACCCAACTCATGGAGGAAGAAGCCGAGGCGGGGTTGCTCCCAGTCATGACCTGGACAGATCATGTGGAGCAGGGCTACAGCGAGCTGACAGTGACCTGCTGGGACCGCCATCTGCTCCTGGCCAGAATCTCAGGCGCACTCTCCGCAGAGAGCATTAACGTTCTCAGTGCCGACCTTTACCAACGTGGGGATAACGTGGTGCTGGATATCTTCCGAGTCTGCAATACCAACTTCGCCGCCGTGACGAGCAAAACCGGACGCCAGCGGGTGGAAGCCTCCGTTCGCCAAGCGTTCCTCGCGCAGAAGTTCGACTTCGGTCCAGCGATTGCGCAATCCCGGAAAGCGATGCCGGGCTATGATGAAGTCATGGCGGAGATCCCACAGCGGGTGCACATCAACAACGATCTCTCTCCTGATCAAACCATCATTGAACTTCAAGTCGTGGACCGACTTGGGCTTCTTTATGATGTGTTCATCTCCATCGGCAAGCTGAGTTTGAACGTCACCCACGCACGGATCGGCACCGAGAAAGGAGTCGCCATCGACTCCATCTATGTCCAAGACTCCAACGGGCGTAAGCTCACGAATCGTGAAGATCTGGATCTGCTGCAAAAGAAGATCGAAGAAGCTGTCTTCGGCTAA
- a CDS encoding S1C family serine protease: protein MLKNGAQVQGELLRERDDVVMLDLGFTVLNVPRTEIASLDKTQDQQPKQGSPVAMEEDMYYIEPGREALPVDKNVLRVGEAVVQIQTASGLGSGFIVNKLGHVVTNQHVISGEREISVVVYRKKAGGLEKQVFPKIKIIAMNGFLDLAILQIDDSAVESLPYVPIGDSDLLTQGQAVFAIGSPLGLERSVSQGIVSVRARETRGAWSIQSTTQINPGNSGGPLFNARGEVIGVNNMKLAGVGVEGLGFSIPSNLLKLFLKNRDAFAFDPRNPNSGFRYLSPPAPTENPVSTPTSTQP, encoded by the coding sequence ATGCTCAAAAACGGGGCTCAGGTGCAAGGTGAATTGCTTCGCGAGAGAGATGATGTGGTGATGCTGGACCTCGGATTCACCGTGCTGAATGTGCCACGCACGGAGATCGCCAGCCTGGATAAGACGCAGGATCAGCAGCCGAAGCAAGGCAGTCCTGTCGCCATGGAAGAAGACATGTACTACATCGAGCCTGGACGCGAAGCTCTACCCGTGGATAAAAACGTCCTGCGCGTGGGAGAAGCTGTCGTGCAAATCCAGACCGCATCAGGTCTCGGATCGGGCTTCATTGTGAACAAGCTAGGTCATGTGGTGACCAATCAACACGTGATCTCCGGCGAGCGTGAAATCTCCGTCGTGGTGTATCGCAAAAAAGCGGGTGGCTTGGAAAAACAGGTCTTCCCCAAGATCAAGATCATCGCCATGAATGGCTTTCTGGATCTGGCCATCCTCCAGATCGACGACTCCGCTGTGGAGTCCCTGCCCTATGTGCCGATTGGCGATTCGGATTTACTGACGCAAGGCCAAGCTGTCTTTGCCATCGGCAGCCCGCTAGGACTGGAACGCTCCGTCTCCCAAGGCATCGTCAGTGTGCGTGCGAGAGAAACTCGTGGAGCTTGGTCCATCCAGAGCACCACACAAATCAATCCCGGTAACTCCGGAGGCCCGTTGTTCAATGCACGTGGAGAAGTCATTGGCGTGAACAACATGAAGCTCGCCGGTGTCGGAGTGGAAGGGCTCGGTTTCTCCATTCCTTCGAATCTTTTGAAACTCTTCCTCAAAAACCGGGATGCATTTGCATTCGATCCTCGCAATCCCAACAGCGGGTTTCGCTACCTCAGCCCTCCGGCTCCGACTGAAAATCCTGTCTCCACCCCCACTTCCACACAACCATGA
- a CDS encoding FG-GAP repeat domain-containing protein has translation MRSRLALLAALPLLSLEGADSSGLYFDGPEVIKLDWNTSCPRAGDFNGDGLQDLVLLNQDRARIEFLLQRKEGLKLGEPERTSRTDRWNPILEISRLEKQPLVIGHSTWSLTVGDWNGDGRPDIAYTTDEDKLVLRTQGKPGDWSQKKEFPLDSTSEDPDVLLAVDLDGDKRDDLALLTSTRLMVWLQKSPDSWSDPKTYVLGQSGCGGLRAADLDGDGKKDLFYTAADADALLVRLQKGGVGFGEEWRLEMPASRCWVHPIKLGDQTGLAWLRQDTNMAEVAKLAQGIAEPDSDRAATIRHAMPSADSKGGATVYGDLNGDKLSDVVLAEPKNARLWFFAGLPGGSFAEGREFPALSGIEGLTLADVDADGQAELIILSPAEKSIGLARWQKDRLTYPEVIHQATDTLLALQAGKIGESSETAVLALTESKSKISLLSLRWSDKDKKFQNSTQELPSSPTRPNALRVIDANQDGKGDLAIFSGIASMQILLSQKDAKAPFKRAEGLPDNLLNKLSPLAMTTADVDGDGKAEIIVAKDQLARALRIGSDGKAVAVEQFNAPEAGAQITKVILKPEKSGKAKVLLVDATNGHLYEMTPGDDGVYRSGHTHALSSLTPEECHLISTQDGEAILMIGKTSFEINPLTGHTLKLETLTTFDSELKDTTATDLLVASFTQGPTDDLILVDSGKSRVLELFRAESASPPEWVSSLYFRVFETDPQYRGKTGLTNEPHDYTAVDLNGDGRLDIALLVHDRLLLYVRK, from the coding sequence ATGCGCAGCCGTCTTGCTCTCCTCGCAGCCCTGCCTCTGCTTTCCTTAGAGGGAGCAGACTCTTCCGGCCTTTATTTCGATGGACCTGAAGTGATCAAGCTGGACTGGAATACCTCATGCCCGCGTGCCGGGGATTTCAATGGCGATGGATTGCAAGATCTCGTGCTGCTAAATCAAGACCGTGCGCGCATAGAATTCCTTCTGCAACGAAAGGAGGGGCTCAAGCTCGGAGAGCCCGAGCGAACGTCGCGCACCGATCGTTGGAATCCTATTCTGGAAATCTCACGCTTGGAGAAGCAGCCTCTGGTCATCGGCCATAGCACGTGGTCTTTGACCGTGGGAGATTGGAATGGTGATGGCCGCCCTGACATCGCTTATACGACCGACGAGGATAAACTCGTCCTGCGGACACAGGGTAAGCCTGGAGATTGGAGCCAAAAGAAAGAGTTCCCTCTGGACTCCACCAGTGAAGATCCTGATGTTCTCCTGGCTGTGGATCTCGATGGCGACAAGCGAGACGACCTTGCTCTGCTCACCTCCACCCGACTCATGGTCTGGCTCCAAAAAAGCCCCGACTCTTGGAGTGACCCTAAAACCTATGTGCTGGGTCAAAGCGGCTGCGGAGGCCTGAGAGCGGCCGATCTGGATGGCGATGGCAAAAAGGATCTTTTTTACACCGCAGCAGACGCTGACGCCCTTCTTGTTAGGCTTCAGAAAGGTGGAGTTGGTTTTGGTGAAGAATGGCGGCTGGAAATGCCCGCCAGCCGCTGCTGGGTGCATCCCATCAAACTCGGTGATCAGACGGGACTCGCTTGGCTGCGACAAGACACCAACATGGCCGAAGTCGCTAAGTTAGCTCAAGGCATCGCCGAACCGGATTCAGATCGTGCGGCCACCATTCGGCATGCCATGCCTTCTGCGGACAGCAAGGGCGGGGCCACGGTGTATGGGGATCTCAATGGAGATAAGCTCTCCGATGTGGTCTTAGCCGAACCCAAAAACGCCCGGCTCTGGTTCTTCGCAGGGCTTCCAGGGGGCAGTTTCGCCGAAGGGCGTGAGTTCCCCGCTTTAAGTGGCATTGAGGGATTAACCCTCGCCGATGTCGATGCGGATGGTCAAGCTGAACTGATCATCCTTAGCCCGGCTGAAAAAAGCATCGGCCTGGCTCGCTGGCAAAAAGATCGTCTCACCTATCCAGAAGTCATTCATCAGGCTACCGACACCCTACTGGCTCTACAAGCAGGCAAGATTGGCGAGAGCTCCGAAACCGCAGTGCTGGCTCTGACCGAATCAAAGAGTAAGATCTCGCTGCTCAGCCTTCGGTGGTCTGACAAGGACAAAAAATTCCAAAACTCCACACAAGAACTCCCCAGCAGCCCAACCCGTCCAAACGCCCTCCGGGTCATCGATGCCAATCAAGATGGAAAGGGAGATCTGGCCATCTTCTCAGGCATTGCCTCCATGCAGATCCTGCTCAGCCAAAAGGATGCAAAAGCCCCTTTCAAGCGCGCAGAAGGACTGCCAGACAACCTCTTGAACAAGCTGTCCCCCCTAGCCATGACGACCGCCGACGTAGACGGAGATGGCAAAGCGGAGATCATTGTGGCCAAGGATCAATTGGCGCGTGCCCTACGGATTGGCTCTGATGGCAAAGCTGTCGCCGTCGAGCAATTCAACGCCCCAGAGGCCGGAGCCCAGATCACCAAGGTAATTCTGAAGCCTGAGAAAAGCGGTAAAGCCAAGGTGCTCCTCGTGGATGCCACCAACGGGCACCTCTACGAAATGACGCCTGGCGACGATGGAGTGTATCGCTCAGGCCACACCCACGCTCTCTCCAGCCTCACTCCCGAGGAATGCCACCTCATCTCGACTCAGGACGGCGAAGCAATTTTGATGATCGGTAAGACGAGTTTTGAAATCAACCCGCTCACGGGCCACACTCTGAAGCTGGAAACACTGACCACTTTCGATAGTGAATTGAAAGACACGACAGCCACAGACCTCCTCGTAGCGTCGTTCACCCAAGGCCCTACAGATGATTTGATCCTCGTGGATTCAGGCAAAAGCCGTGTGCTCGAATTGTTTCGTGCTGAAAGTGCCTCCCCTCCTGAATGGGTGAGCAGCTTGTATTTCCGCGTGTTCGAAACCGATCCTCAATACCGCGGCAAGACGGGCCTCACCAATGAACCCCACGACTACACGGCCGTAGATCTCAATGGGGACGGTCGCTTGGACATCGCCCTCCTCGTGCATGACCGATTACTTCTCTATGTGAGGAAGTAA
- a CDS encoding HAD family hydrolase, with translation MRYAFFDLDHTLLPFDTQTLFCNFVLHRHPWRILLHAWFVPYALGRAMGVVSTGTAKRAFLSYLWGMKRAHLRRLARDFAHDCVDTWIYPELRAEILRHKHQGRKLVLNTASPDFYAEEIADVLGFDHCVSTKFHIGSDVPLRPELIGPNNKREAKIVAMKASIPGVAALSDEQRFHCWAYSDSAADIPLLEFCGNRLLVHPSGALQKHFPEHDVTILTPRRPYWGKLGDMFSAFRQIFGLHRERGPG, from the coding sequence ATGCGTTACGCTTTTTTCGATCTCGACCACACCTTGCTGCCCTTCGACACGCAGACTTTGTTTTGCAACTTCGTGCTGCATCGTCATCCCTGGCGGATTCTTCTGCACGCATGGTTTGTGCCTTACGCATTGGGACGTGCCATGGGCGTTGTCAGCACCGGTACGGCGAAACGCGCTTTCCTATCCTACCTGTGGGGAATGAAGCGGGCGCATCTCCGCAGGCTGGCGCGGGATTTCGCCCATGACTGTGTGGACACCTGGATCTATCCAGAACTGCGGGCGGAAATCTTGCGCCATAAGCATCAGGGGCGGAAGTTGGTCCTCAATACGGCCAGCCCTGATTTTTATGCGGAAGAAATCGCCGATGTGTTGGGATTCGATCACTGTGTCTCCACGAAGTTTCATATCGGGAGCGACGTGCCTCTGCGTCCAGAATTGATCGGGCCTAACAATAAGCGTGAAGCTAAAATTGTGGCAATGAAGGCGTCCATTCCGGGCGTCGCGGCCCTGAGTGATGAGCAGCGCTTCCACTGCTGGGCCTACAGTGACAGTGCGGCGGATATTCCTTTGCTGGAATTTTGTGGGAATCGTCTTCTGGTCCATCCCAGTGGTGCTTTGCAGAAACATTTCCCAGAGCACGATGTCACGATTCTAACTCCCCGCCGCCCCTACTGGGGCAAACTGGGAGATATGTTCTCAGCCTTTCGTCAGATTTTCGGATTGCATCGGGAGCGTGGTCCCGGTTAA
- a CDS encoding mannose-1-phosphate guanylyltransferase produces the protein MSQHTPSRYALILAGGSGQRFWPISRDALPKQLLKLFGDKTLLEMTVERLNGVVPKENILILTNKQQEAAVRALLPELPSENIIAEPEKRDTAPAIALGVGWVVARDPSATMMVLPADHLIQNVPEFQKVLLNSAKAAESASSLVTVGIKPTWPCPSYGYVERGKRASILGVSDVAVFEVARFREKPNPDLAEHFISQGNFTWNAGMFIWTIPAIFSELSRHCPALADFVSELRGSKDFNATVARQFAKLPKLSIDYALMERASRVLNVEATFDWDDVGNWTSVGRYLKGDADDNHFNCALSQLDASGNLVFSQTGQHVALLGVQDLIVVSAGDALLVASRSHAENIKKLADQLPKELR, from the coding sequence ATGAGTCAGCATACACCCTCTCGATATGCCCTTATTCTTGCTGGAGGAAGCGGTCAGCGCTTTTGGCCCATCAGCCGGGATGCATTACCCAAGCAGCTACTGAAGCTTTTCGGTGACAAAACCCTCCTCGAAATGACGGTGGAGCGCCTGAATGGCGTCGTCCCCAAGGAAAACATCCTCATTTTGACCAACAAGCAGCAGGAAGCGGCGGTGCGTGCCCTCCTGCCGGAGCTGCCTTCTGAAAATATCATCGCAGAACCGGAAAAGCGAGATACTGCCCCGGCGATTGCCTTGGGGGTCGGCTGGGTCGTGGCGCGTGATCCAAGCGCTACGATGATGGTTCTCCCTGCTGATCACCTCATCCAAAATGTGCCGGAATTTCAGAAGGTGCTTTTGAATTCAGCCAAGGCCGCCGAGTCTGCCAGCAGCCTAGTGACGGTCGGGATCAAGCCCACCTGGCCCTGCCCAAGCTACGGCTATGTGGAGCGCGGTAAGCGCGCATCCATTCTCGGAGTCAGTGATGTGGCGGTTTTCGAGGTGGCTCGTTTCCGGGAGAAGCCAAACCCCGATTTGGCGGAGCACTTCATTTCTCAAGGTAACTTCACCTGGAACGCAGGGATGTTTATCTGGACCATCCCGGCGATTTTCAGCGAACTCAGCCGTCATTGTCCGGCATTGGCCGACTTTGTTTCTGAATTGCGCGGATCGAAGGATTTCAATGCGACGGTCGCACGTCAGTTTGCCAAGCTGCCTAAGCTGTCGATTGACTACGCCCTGATGGAGCGTGCCTCACGCGTGCTGAATGTGGAGGCGACCTTTGACTGGGATGACGTGGGGAACTGGACCTCGGTCGGCCGCTATCTGAAGGGGGATGCCGATGACAACCACTTCAACTGCGCCCTCTCACAGCTCGATGCCTCGGGTAACCTGGTCTTTTCGCAAACCGGCCAGCATGTAGCTCTTCTGGGTGTGCAGGATTTGATCGTGGTTTCCGCAGGAGACGCCTTGCTGGTCGCCAGTCGATCGCATGCGGAGAACATCAAGAAGCTGGCGGATCAGCTGCCCAAAGAACTGCGCTAA
- a CDS encoding GspE/PulE family protein, whose protein sequence is MKNIRQALVQCMEVSGGSGIPLPVATPSSSVINQLLDMGALDEDAFLSQLAARVGLGYVNIPVPDSADAPEMKRLLPPRIALKHRLLPLKIEEEEGQAKKLIVAAYDPFDLIGRQAVAREVDAPVRWQISSRKRLLNAMRDFYGVGADTFEEILKGRDVDGADLEQRDEANIIDADDEEASVVKFVNTVIREALEQHATDIHVEPMEDKLRMRYRIDGRLREVPVPENIKQLQQSVIARLKVMAKLDIAERRLPQDGRINLQVGGQSIDVRVATIPSVEGESVSLRLLGQEKFNLDRLRMETDLRGEIEVLLKKPNGIILVTGPTGSGKSTTLYTFLSQLNTEHRRIVTIEDPVENKLPGVVQIAVRPEIELTFATGLRSILRGDPNVVMVGEMRDLETAEIAIRAALTGHLVFSTLHTNDAIGGIMRLVDMGVEPFLVASSVRAFIAQRLVRLLCNECKEPEPDAEIKLRELKYTGPIRTQVYRAREGGCEACRHTGYRGRMSIYELVRLTPAMGELVTHKASSAQLMQQAYKDGYRPMREYGVRKVLAGNTTIEEVISVTVAESEQ, encoded by the coding sequence ATGAAAAACATCCGCCAAGCCCTCGTCCAATGCATGGAGGTCTCCGGCGGCTCGGGCATTCCATTGCCTGTGGCCACGCCTAGCTCATCCGTCATCAATCAGCTTCTCGATATGGGAGCCCTTGATGAAGATGCTTTTCTCTCACAGCTCGCTGCACGCGTCGGCCTCGGGTATGTTAACATACCAGTCCCCGACAGTGCGGATGCGCCGGAGATGAAAAGGCTTCTGCCGCCACGCATTGCGCTGAAGCATCGGCTTCTGCCGCTTAAAATTGAGGAGGAGGAAGGCCAAGCCAAAAAATTGATCGTGGCCGCTTACGATCCCTTCGACCTGATCGGACGGCAAGCGGTGGCCCGCGAAGTCGATGCGCCCGTCCGCTGGCAGATCTCTTCTCGTAAACGTCTGCTCAATGCCATGCGCGACTTTTACGGCGTCGGCGCGGATACCTTTGAGGAGATCCTCAAAGGCCGTGATGTGGATGGTGCAGATCTCGAGCAGCGGGATGAGGCCAACATCATCGATGCGGATGACGAAGAAGCCTCGGTCGTGAAGTTTGTGAACACCGTGATTCGCGAGGCTCTGGAGCAGCATGCCACGGATATTCACGTGGAGCCGATGGAGGATAAACTGCGCATGCGCTACCGCATCGATGGTCGCTTGCGTGAGGTACCTGTGCCGGAAAACATCAAGCAGCTTCAGCAGTCCGTGATCGCTCGTTTGAAAGTCATGGCCAAGCTGGACATCGCGGAGCGCCGGCTGCCTCAGGACGGACGTATCAACCTCCAAGTCGGTGGCCAATCCATTGACGTGCGTGTTGCGACGATCCCAAGTGTGGAAGGGGAGAGCGTTTCTCTGCGTTTGTTAGGCCAGGAGAAATTCAATCTCGATCGCTTGCGCATGGAGACTGACCTGCGTGGTGAGATCGAAGTTTTGCTGAAAAAACCCAACGGCATCATCTTGGTGACCGGCCCCACGGGTTCCGGTAAGTCCACGACGCTCTACACCTTCCTAAGCCAGCTCAATACGGAGCATCGGCGTATTGTCACCATCGAGGATCCCGTCGAAAACAAGCTTCCTGGGGTGGTGCAGATTGCGGTGAGGCCTGAGATTGAACTGACGTTTGCCACTGGGCTACGCAGCATTCTCCGCGGTGACCCGAACGTGGTGATGGTGGGGGAAATGCGTGACCTTGAGACGGCGGAGATCGCCATCCGTGCCGCTCTGACAGGTCACTTGGTGTTCAGTACGCTTCACACCAACGATGCCATCGGTGGGATCATGCGTCTGGTGGACATGGGCGTGGAGCCGTTCTTGGTGGCCAGTTCAGTGCGGGCGTTTATTGCCCAACGCTTGGTGCGTCTTCTTTGCAACGAATGCAAGGAGCCCGAACCGGATGCAGAGATTAAGCTGCGGGAACTGAAATACACCGGTCCGATCCGCACCCAAGTGTATCGCGCCCGAGAGGGCGGCTGTGAAGCCTGCCGCCACACGGGCTACAGAGGACGTATGTCCATCTATGAACTCGTGCGTCTGACGCCTGCCATGGGCGAATTGGTGACGCATAAGGCCAGCAGTGCGCAGTTGATGCAGCAGGCTTACAAAGATGGGTATCGCCCGATGCGCGAGTATGGGGTGCGTAAGGTTTTGGCGGGTAACACCACTATTGAGGAAGTGATCAGCGTGACCGTGGCGGAGTCTGAGCAGTAA
- a CDS encoding class I SAM-dependent methyltransferase, producing the protein MTPTPAQLENIAALCDRRWDFFYTRSKLASDPVYQAVVREIGQSGLPVLDIGCGIGLLAHYLRACGHAAAVTGFDYDPRKIESAQAMVIKSGQQGMRFSAGDARTGLPDFSGNVVILDILQFFTQDEQNRLLANAAARVAPGGKLVIRTCLRDDSRRFKITVAGDYLAKVTFWMKAAPICYPDAQQFQEVLTSAGLQVEISPLWGGTPFNNHLIVAQR; encoded by the coding sequence ATGACGCCTACCCCGGCCCAACTCGAAAACATTGCTGCGCTGTGTGACCGGCGCTGGGATTTCTTTTACACTCGTTCCAAACTCGCCAGTGATCCGGTTTATCAGGCCGTGGTGCGGGAGATTGGCCAGAGCGGCTTGCCCGTCCTGGACATCGGTTGCGGCATTGGTTTGCTGGCGCATTACCTGCGAGCTTGTGGCCACGCGGCCGCCGTCACGGGTTTTGATTATGATCCCCGAAAAATCGAGAGCGCTCAGGCGATGGTGATCAAATCGGGCCAGCAGGGCATGCGCTTTTCCGCCGGTGATGCACGCACGGGCTTACCTGACTTCAGCGGAAATGTGGTCATCTTGGACATTCTCCAGTTTTTCACCCAGGATGAGCAAAATCGCCTTCTGGCGAATGCTGCGGCACGAGTGGCTCCTGGCGGGAAGCTGGTCATCCGCACCTGTCTGCGGGATGATTCCCGTCGTTTCAAGATCACCGTGGCGGGAGATTATCTGGCCAAGGTAACCTTCTGGATGAAAGCCGCGCCGATCTGTTATCCCGATGCCCAGCAGTTCCAAGAAGTCCTGACATCGGCGGGTTTGCAGGTCGAAATCAGCCCTCTTTGGGGGGGGACGCCCTTCAATAATCACCTGATTGTGGCACAACGGTAA
- a CDS encoding glycosyltransferase family 2 protein, which yields MKILVLIPSYNTGRILPQTVRDVLKYWPDVWVVMDGSTDGSEALLEPVKQEYPGLKVIVLEKNSGKGSAVLHGTRLAQQAGYTHVLTMDADGQHPTHDIPRFTALAEKHPEAVMMGTPVFGPEAPQLRVQGRKISNMWANLETLNWGIPDTLFGMRLYPVMALLKAFRGTPWARRFDYDTEIAVRLAWHGVPMLAVPTTVRYLTKEEGGVSQFRYFRDNSVLTWMHARLLFGFAWRLPLLLMRVGRGGNPLRNLSA from the coding sequence ATGAAGATCCTGGTCTTGATTCCCAGCTACAATACAGGACGCATCCTGCCGCAGACGGTCCGGGACGTGCTGAAATATTGGCCCGATGTCTGGGTCGTGATGGATGGCAGCACCGACGGCAGTGAAGCTCTGCTGGAGCCGGTCAAACAGGAATACCCTGGCCTCAAAGTGATCGTCCTGGAAAAAAACTCCGGCAAAGGTTCGGCTGTGCTGCATGGCACACGGTTGGCTCAGCAGGCAGGCTATACCCATGTGCTCACGATGGATGCCGATGGCCAGCACCCCACGCATGACATCCCGCGATTTACGGCCCTCGCCGAAAAGCATCCCGAAGCGGTGATGATGGGGACCCCTGTTTTTGGCCCCGAGGCTCCCCAGCTCAGGGTGCAGGGGCGAAAAATTTCCAACATGTGGGCTAATCTGGAGACGCTGAATTGGGGTATCCCTGACACCTTGTTTGGTATGCGACTTTACCCAGTTATGGCTTTGTTGAAAGCTTTCCGAGGCACTCCCTGGGCGCGTCGGTTTGATTACGATACGGAAATTGCCGTGCGTCTGGCCTGGCATGGAGTGCCGATGCTGGCAGTACCAACAACGGTTCGTTATTTGACCAAAGAAGAAGGGGGTGTATCGCAGTTCCGTTATTTCCGGGACAACAGCGTGCTGACCTGGATGCATGCGCGGCTGCTCTTTGGGTTTGCTTGGCGCCTGCCTCTGCTGCTCATGCGTGTGGGTCGCGGGGGTAACCCTCTCCGAAACCTTTCTGCATGA